Genomic DNA from Haloplanus sp. HW8-1:
CGACGGGTCGTCGAGCGCCGCGACGGGATTACCTACGAGGGGCTGACCTGGTGAGTCAGGCCGCCCGCGTCTCGGCTTCCAGACGCTCGATGCCGATCGTCACCGAGACGCCCTCCACGTCCCACTCTTCGGTCAGGTCGTCGGCGTCAGCGTCGAACTCCGCGGTTCGGGTCTCCTCGGCGATCAGGTCGCGCCGCTCGTCGACGAAGCCGGCCACCCGGTCGTCGGCCACGTCGACGCGCGTGCGGATCCGCTCGTCCACGTCGAGGTCGAGTCGCTTGCGCATCTCCTGAATCCGACGCACCACGTCGCGGGCGTACCCCTCGGCCTCGATGTCCTCGGTCAGCGAGGTGTCGACGTAGACGGTGCCGCCGGCCCGGTCACCGTCGTCGAGCGTGACGTCGAAGTCGGTGCCGGCGACGTTCTCCGGGGGCTCCGCGCGGAACGACACCATCTCTGCGGTCAGGTCGTAGCGCTCGCCCTCGACCGTGACCGCGTACGGCGTCTCCCCGTCGTCGGCCGCGAGGTCGGTGCGACGGCGCCCCTCGACGGCCGTCATGATCTCCTGGGCGTCGCCGCCGAAGGCCGGACCGATCGCTCCCATCTCGGGGTCCGCCCGTTCGATCAGTTCGTCGAAGGTAGACACCACCTCGACCGACCGGGCGTTCACCCGCTCGCCGAGCAGGTCCGAGAGCGTTCGGACGGCCGTCGAGACCCCTTCGTCGTCCGACTCGACGACGATCCGCGAGACGGGCCAGCGAAGCTTCCGCCCCCCCTGCTGGCGGGCGTTTGCCGCCGCCTCCTCGACCGCCCGGAGTACCGCCACGTTCCGCTCCAGGTCGGGATCGTGGCGCCCCTCGTCGACCGTCGGATAGGGGAGTTGGTGGATCGTCGTCGCGCTTCCGTCGAGCGTTCGGTACATCTCCTCGGTGAGGTAGGGGGTGATGGGCGCGAGCAGTCGGATCGTCTCGTCGAGGACGGTCGACAGCGTCGCGTAGGCGCCGCGTTTCGACGCCGAGTCCGCCTCCTCCCACATCCGTTCGCGAATGGCCTTCACGTAGAACCGGGAGACGTCCTCGGTGACGAACTCGAGGACGGCGTTGAGCGCGTCGTGGACGGCGTAGTCGTCCCAGGCCTCGCTCACCTCGGCTTTCACCGACTGGAGCCGGGAGAGTACCCACTCGTCGACGACCGTGCGGTCGCCGTCGTCGAGGGACGCGTCGGCGGGGTCGTAGCCGTCCAGCGCCATGTACTGCAGGGGGAACCTGAAGACGTTCCAGAAGATGTTGAGCGTCGACTGGGTCTCCGCCAGACCCTCCCACTCGAAGGAGAGGTCGACCCCGTGTTGGTCGTGACTGAGGAGGTACGCACGGAGCGGGTCCCGTCCGTAACGATCGATGGCTTCCTGTGGCGTGACGATGTTGCCCAGCGACTTCGACATCTTCCGGCCCTCGCTGTCGTTGGCGAAGCCGTGCATGACGACCTCCTCGTAAGGAATCTCGCCGAGTGCGGCGGTGCCCATCCCCAGTTGCGACCAGAACCAGCCGCGGGTCTGGTCGTGGGCCTCGACGATGAGGTCCGCGGGCCAGAGGTCGTCGAACGCCTCCTCGTTCCCCGGGTAGCCGAGGGTGCCCCACGTGGCCACCGAGGAGTCGATCCAGACGTCGAACACGTCGGGGACGCGCTCGTAGGTCGTTCCGTTCTCCGTGATGGTGATGGGGTCGACGCTCGGCCGGTGGAGGTCGATCGACTCGGGGTCGACGCGTTGGTCCGCCCGTTCGGCGAGTTCCTCGCGCGTGCCGACGACGAGGATGTCCTCGGCGTCCGGGTCCGGGTCGCCCTCGGGAACCCAGACGGGAAGGGGAATCCCCCAGTAGCGCTGGCGGGAGACGTTCCAGTCCGGGGCGTCCTCGACGAAGTTCCTGAAGCGGTTGTCACGCGCCCACTCGGGGTGCCACTCGCTGTCCTCGATGTTCGCCAGTAGTTCCTCTTTGACGTCCGTGACCGTGATGAACCACTGATCGGTCGCGAGATAGACGATGTCCGTATCACACCGCCAG
This window encodes:
- the ileS gene encoding isoleucine--tRNA ligase encodes the protein MDDVSDQYSPEAVESSVSDYWDEHDAYEAAKEAHADDPPFFFVDGPPYTSGQMHLGTAWNKTLKDAIIRYKRMSGYDVTDRPGYDMHGLPIEVKVEEELGFDSKKDIEEYGMEAFIEECKSFAERNREKMDEDFRSIGTWMDWSDPYRTVSPEYMEATWWAFKRVHENGLVERGKRAINQCPRCETAIADNEVEYHEIESPSIYVRFPLQEREGSLVVWTTTPWTIPANEFVAVDAEMTYQAVDAEKGDETDRLYVAEPCVEDVLREGRYEDYEVVEELAGEELVGWTYDHPLAEEVPDHADGEGTGRVYAADYVEADRTGLVHSAPGHGEVDFERGQELGLEVFSPVAGDGTFTEAAGEYAGQFVRDANDDIIADLDANGHLLASGTTTHRYGQCWRCDTDIVYLATDQWFITVTDVKEELLANIEDSEWHPEWARDNRFRNFVEDAPDWNVSRQRYWGIPLPVWVPEGDPDPDAEDILVVGTREELAERADQRVDPESIDLHRPSVDPITITENGTTYERVPDVFDVWIDSSVATWGTLGYPGNEEAFDDLWPADLIVEAHDQTRGWFWSQLGMGTAALGEIPYEEVVMHGFANDSEGRKMSKSLGNIVTPQEAIDRYGRDPLRAYLLSHDQHGVDLSFEWEGLAETQSTLNIFWNVFRFPLQYMALDGYDPADASLDDGDRTVVDEWVLSRLQSVKAEVSEAWDDYAVHDALNAVLEFVTEDVSRFYVKAIRERMWEEADSASKRGAYATLSTVLDETIRLLAPITPYLTEEMYRTLDGSATTIHQLPYPTVDEGRHDPDLERNVAVLRAVEEAAANARQQGGRKLRWPVSRIVVESDDEGVSTAVRTLSDLLGERVNARSVEVVSTFDELIERADPEMGAIGPAFGGDAQEIMTAVEGRRRTDLAADDGETPYAVTVEGERYDLTAEMVSFRAEPPENVAGTDFDVTLDDGDRAGGTVYVDTSLTEDIEAEGYARDVVRRIQEMRKRLDLDVDERIRTRVDVADDRVAGFVDERRDLIAEETRTAEFDADADDLTEEWDVEGVSVTIGIERLEAETRAA